In Scophthalmus maximus strain ysfricsl-2021 chromosome 16, ASM2237912v1, whole genome shotgun sequence, the following proteins share a genomic window:
- the dlx4b gene encoding homeobox protein Dlx4b yields the protein MMSMGFMPDSLNASDPSKSAFLEFGHGHPAHQQHSSGLSHIYPVHGLHAAGRPQHETPFPSSSSYSRSLGYAYPGAVNTHPPSAYMPYQHSNHSSSSSSSLANSRLEQTDREKSTLIEDRDIRLNGKGKKIRKPRTIYSSLQLQALHQRFQQTQYLALPERADLAAKLGLTQTQVKIWFQNKRSKYKKIMKHGSGSEGEHLHSTSSISPCSPGLPQLWEVSMANKGASMHPNNYMNSFGHWYPNHHPHQDSMPRPQMM from the exons ATGATGTCTATGGGTTTCATGCCTGACAGTCTGAACGCCTCAGATCCCTCCAAATCGGCCTTTCTGGAGTTTGGCCACGGACACCCGGCGCACCAGCAGCACTCCTCCGGACTCTCTCACATTTACCCCGTCCATGGCCTGCACGCCGCTGGCCGTCCCCAGCACGAAACCCCTTTCCCTAGCAGCTCGTCCTACAGCCGCTCTTTGGGCTACGCCTACCCCGGCGCGGTGAACACTCATCCCCCGTCTGCTTACATGCCCTACCAGCACAgcaatcacagcagcagcagcagcagcagtctggccAACAGCAGATTAGAGCAGACAG ATCGCGAGAAGTCCACGCTGATTGAGGATAGAGACATTCGCTTGAACGGCAAGGGGAAGAAGATCCGGAAGCCCCGGACCATCTACTCcagcctgcagctgcaggcGCTGCACCAGCGCTTCCAGCAGACCCAGTACCTGGCCTTACCGGAGCGCGCGGACCTGGCGGCCAAACTGGGCCTCACCCAGACTCAG GTGAAAATATGGTTTCAGAATAAGCGCTCCAAGTACAAAAAGATCATGAAGCATGGCAGCGGATCAGAGGGGGAACATCTCCACAGCACCAGCTCCATCTCCCCCTGCTCGCCCGGGTTGCCCCAGCTTTGGGAGGTCTCCATGGCGAACAAAGGCGCCTCGATGCACCCAAACAATTACATGAACAGTTTTGGTCACTGGTATCCAAACCACCACCCTCACCAGGACTCGATGCCCAGGCCTCAGATGATGTGA